One region of Triticum aestivum cultivar Chinese Spring chromosome 6B, IWGSC CS RefSeq v2.1, whole genome shotgun sequence genomic DNA includes:
- the LOC123134720 gene encoding very-long-chain (3R)-3-hydroxyacyl-CoA dehydratase PASTICCINO 2A encodes MEANVGPVVRRLYLFVYNWAAFFGWAQVLCYATLALLERRPEAIYTAIERPLLVTQTAALMEIVHSLVGLVKSPVSATILQLIGRIFVAWGVLWSFPETRPHILVTSLILAWSIAEVIRYPYYGMKETFGFAHFWLLWLRYNMFIVLYPIGMLSEVGLIYVTMPYMKASNKYCLQMPNKWNFSFNYHYASVLLMGIYFPGFPHLYRYMLLRRKVVLSKAKSA; translated from the exons ATGGAGGCTAATGTTGGACCGGTGGTGCGCCGGCTCTACCTCTTTGTCTATAATTGGGCTGCGTTCTTTGGATG GGCACAGGTGTTGTGCTACGCAACATTGGCATTGTTGGAGAGGAGGCCTGAGGCTATCTACACCGCGATCGAGCGGCCGCTACTGGTCACACAGACTGCCGCTTTAATGGAG ATTGTTCATTCACTTGTAG GGCTTGTGAAGTCTCCTGTCTCCGCAACAATTCTACAACTTATTGGAAGGATATTTGTTGCATGGGGTGTCTTGTGGAGCTTTCCCGAG ACGCGCCCTCATATTCTTGTTACTTCCTTGATCCTAGCATGGTCCATTGCTGAG GTCATCAGATATCCTTACTATGGTATGAAGGAGACATTTGGATTTGCACATTTCTGGCTATTATGGCTTAG GTATAACATGTTCATCGTACTCTATCCTATCGGTATGCTAAGTGAAGTTGGCCTCATATACGTCACAATGCCTTACATGAAG GCCTCCAATAAATATTGCCTTCAAATGCCCAATAAATGGAATTTCTCCTTCAACTACCACTATGCATCTGTTCTTCTAATGGGTATCTATTTTCCAG GATTTCCACACTTGTACCGTTATATGCTCCTTAGGAGGAAGGTGGTCTTGTCAAAGGCAAAATCCGCATGA